The Pandoraea vervacti DNA window CGGTCTGGCGGGCACGACGGCTCACTTTCCGGTGATGCGGGCCATTCTTTCCGGGATGGCGGACGAATGTCGTCTGCATTCGCGCGACGAAGTCTTTCGCACGTTCTGTCGCGTCCATCAGAAGCTCAAGGAAGAGTATTTCCTCAACACCAAGGAAGAGGAAGACGACCCGTATGAGTCGTCGCAGATCACCAGCGTGATTGCGAATCCGACAGGGATCTACGGGGTGTATTCCTACCGGGAAGTGTTTGTTTTCGATCGGTTCTGGGGGATCGGTTCAGGGCGCAATTTCGCGCTCGGCGCCATGTATGCCCTCTACGACCAGGATCTGAGCGCACGTGCCATCGCCGAAGCGGGCGTCAAGGCCGGGGCCGAATTCGACAAGAGTTCGTCCGGCCCGTTTCAGGTGCATGCGTTTCCGATCGATACCACCATCAAGTCATAAATGCGACAGGGAGACCCCGCATGAGTCTCATTGAAGTCAAAGTGCCGGACATCGGCGCAGAGGGCGTGGATGTCATCGAAGTGATGATCAAGCCCGGCGACAAGATCGCCAAGGATGCGTCGCTCATTACGCTGGAGTCCGACAAGGCCTCCATGGAAGTGCCGTCTGAAGTGGCAGGTACTGTCAAGGAAGTGAAGATCAAGGTCGGCGATAAAGCCAGCGAAGGTACGCTGATCGCGATCGTCGAATCCGAAGACGCCGCCGCTGCCAAGCCGGCAGCCCCGGCTGCAGCGCCCGCTGCTGCGCCCGCACCGGCACCTGCAGCGGCGCCGAGCGCCCCGGCTCCCGTGGCCGCCAAACATACCGGTGCGGCCGATATCGAATGCGAAGTGCTCGTACTGGGTGCGGGACCTGGCGGCTACTCGGCGGCGTTTCGCAGCGCAGATCTGGGTCGCAAGACGGTGCTCGTCGAGCGTTATGCCACGCTGGGCGGTGTCTGTCTGAACGTGGGCTGTATCCCATCGAAGGCACTGCTGCACACCGCAGCGGTGCTCGAAGAGGCACAGTCGCTTGGCCATCACGGCATTTCCTTTGCGAAGCCGCAAGTCGACCTCGACAAGCTGCGCGCCTACAAGGAAAGTGTGGTCGGCAAGCTGACCAGCGGTTTGGCCGGAATGGCCAAGATGCGCAAGGTCGAAGTCGTGCACGGTGTCGGCGCGTTCCTCGACGCCAATCACGTCGAAGTCGTCGACAAGGATGGCAACAAGCGTGTCGTGAAGTTCGCCCAAGCGATCATCGCTGCCGGCTCGCAAGCCGTGAAGCTGCCCTTCCTGCCGGAAGACCCGCGCATCGTCGATTCGACCGGCGCGCTCGAGCTGCGTCAGATCCCGAAGAAGATGCTCGTTATCGGTGGCGGGATCATCGGTCTGGAAATGGCAACGGTCTATAGCGCACTTGGCGCCGAGATCGATGTCGTGGAAATGCTCGATGGTCTGATGCAAGGCGCTGACCGTGATCTGGTCAAGGTCTGGCAGAAGATGAACGAAAAGCGCTTTGGTCGCGTCATGCTCAAGACCAAGACGGTGGGCGCCGAAGCGAAGGCCGACGGTATCTACGTGAAGTTTGAGGGCGAAGCCGCCCCGGCGGACGCGCAGCGCTACGACCTCGTGCTGGTGGCCGTGGGCCGCAGCCCGAACGGCAAGAAGATCGGTGCGGAGAATGCGGGTGTGGTCGTGGGCGATCGCGGGTTCATTTCGGTGGACAAGCAAATGCGCACGAACGTGCCGAACATTTTCGCCATTGGCGATATCGTCGGTCAGCCGATGCTCGCGCACAAGGCCGTGCACGAAGCGCACGTGGCAGCGGAGGCCGCCGCTGGCGAGAAGGCCTACTTCGACGCGATCCAGATCCCGTCGGTTGCCTATACCGATCCGGAAGTGGCCTGGGCGGGCAAGACGGAAGACCAACTGAAGGCCGAAGGCGTGAAGTACGGCAAGGCGGTGTTCCCGTGGGCGGCATCTGGACGCGCTATTGCGAACGGTCGTGACGAAGGCTTTACCAAGGTGCTGTTCGACGAGGAGACGCATCGCATCGTGGGTGGCGCCATCGTCGGCACGCATGCGGGCGACCTGATCGGCGAACTTTGTCTGGCCGTCGAAATGGGCGCGGACGCGGTGGACATTGGCAAGACGATCCACCCGCACCCGACGCTGGCCGAGTCGGTCGGCATGGCTGCAGAGATCTACGAAGGTGTGTGCACCGACGTGCCGCCGCCGCGCAAGAAGTCATAAAGCGGCTTCGCTCGCGCGAGCCATGCGGTCGAGAAGCCGTCATTCCGAAAGGGATGGCGGTTTTTTTGTCGCCAGTCGACGGGCAATCGGGGCAGTGCAGGAAGGGGAGGCATGCCCCAAAAAGAAAACCCGGCGCGAGGCCGGGTTCGAAAGGTACCTGCGGTACCGAGGAGACAACTGAGTGTAGCTACCGCTTGGGTTGCGAGCGCAACGGGCACAGCGACAAACCGTTAGCGTCCCTCGTCAAGGCAGGACGCGCTCGATTACTTCTTGGCGCTGGCAGCACGCGAAGCCTGAGCCGCTGCCTTCGATGCGACGTTGGTCGCGGCAGCGAAGTTCGTCTCGGCGATTTCCACGGCTTGCTTGGTCGCCTTCTGGACGCTGTCAAATGCGCTGTTGGCGGCGGACAGTGCCGACTTGGCAAGCGCTACGGCCGACTCCGAACCGGCCGGGGCGTTCTTGGCCAGATTGTCGAACAGCGCTTGCACATTCTGCGAGCCTTCGGCCAGTTGAGCTTCGGCCACCTTGGTCACTTCGGCTTGCGTCGACGAAGCGATTTCGTACAGGTGACGGCCGTAGGCGAGGGCCTTTTCGGCTGCCGGTTGAACGAGGTTGGCTTGCAGAGCGAGCAACTCTTGCGCATCCTTCACTGCGAATGCCTTCTGGGCGGTCGAAGCGGATTCGGCCAGCGATGCCTTCACGGCTTGCAGGTTCAGCTCGACCAGCTTTTCAACGCCTTCGAAGGCTTTGTTGGTCAGGCCAAACAGGGTTTCCAGATTGGCTTTGTGGGCGGCTGCGAGTTGCTCGGGGGTCAGAAACGACATGGCGTTCTCCTATGATGTCAAACACAACATATGGACCCGCTCCGTGTTCGCTCGTTGGTTCTCACCTTATGGCGGTGAAACCACGGTTGGGGCCTTCTCAAATTCGGTGCAATCCTTTTTGTGCATCGCACAATTGCTAGTGTAGAGATATTTTTGCGGCTGTCAAGTGATTTTTGTGCGGTGCACAAATTCAATAAAAGCTTAAAAAATCAAAAACTTGGGATCCCGTGGCAGATGCTGAGCGTCGCATCGCGACGCGCCTTCAGGACGCCGGAAAACCTTGGTGGATGCGGCTTTGCGGCGGCATTTTTTCCTTGGTCTGCACTGAATTAGTGCCTCCGCGCGCGTCCCCGGGCGGTGGTACTATCCATTCGTTCCGGCACTGGCGGGACGGTCACGCGAATCTGGCAAGCGCTTGTTTAGAGCGCTGCCTCACGCGCGCCGCCCGCCAGTGCCGCTGTCATTCAACGCGCTCTCGCACGCCGCTCCCACTGGCCATCTGCATCGATGCAAGCGTTTTACAGCGATCATTTCGTGCTTCCGTTGCCGCCCGGACACCGGTTCCCCATGGAGAAGTACGCCCGTTTGCGAGAACGCGTCGCACGCGAACTGCCGGACGTCGCATTGGCTGAAGCGTTACCTGCCGATGACGCCATGCTCGTGAGAGCCCATTCGCAGGCATACGTGGCGCGCGTAAGCGCGGGTGAGTTAGATCCGAAAGAGCAACGCAGCATCGGTTTTCCGTGGTCTGCCGAGATGGTGGAACGCTCACGCCGCTCGGCAGGCGCGACGGTGGCCGCGTGCCGCGCAGCCCTTGTCGATGGCGTGGCGGCGAATCTGGCCGGTGGCACCCATCACGCATACGCCGACCGCGGCGAGGGTTTCTGCGTTTTCAACGACGCGGCCGTGGCTGCCCGTGTGATGCAGGCCGAACTCGGGCCGGGCACGCGAGTGGCGATCGTCGATCTCGACGTGCATCAGGGGAACGGCACCGCCGCGATTTTCGAGCG harbors:
- a CDS encoding phasin family protein → MSFLTPEQLAAAHKANLETLFGLTNKAFEGVEKLVELNLQAVKASLAESASTAQKAFAVKDAQELLALQANLVQPAAEKALAYGRHLYEIASSTQAEVTKVAEAQLAEGSQNVQALFDNLAKNAPAGSESAVALAKSALSAANSAFDSVQKATKQAVEIAETNFAAATNVASKAAAQASRAASAKK
- a CDS encoding MFS transporter, coding for MTTVVVVKKAGEIAIAADSLVTFGDTRLSQSYEENRKVFLVGDSYVGLAGTTAHFPVMRAILSGMADECRLHSRDEVFRTFCRVHQKLKEEYFLNTKEEEDDPYESSQITSVIANPTGIYGVYSYREVFVFDRFWGIGSGRNFALGAMYALYDQDLSARAIAEAGVKAGAEFDKSSSGPFQVHAFPIDTTIKS
- the lpdA gene encoding dihydrolipoyl dehydrogenase — translated: MSLIEVKVPDIGAEGVDVIEVMIKPGDKIAKDASLITLESDKASMEVPSEVAGTVKEVKIKVGDKASEGTLIAIVESEDAAAAKPAAPAAAPAAAPAPAPAAAPSAPAPVAAKHTGAADIECEVLVLGAGPGGYSAAFRSADLGRKTVLVERYATLGGVCLNVGCIPSKALLHTAAVLEEAQSLGHHGISFAKPQVDLDKLRAYKESVVGKLTSGLAGMAKMRKVEVVHGVGAFLDANHVEVVDKDGNKRVVKFAQAIIAAGSQAVKLPFLPEDPRIVDSTGALELRQIPKKMLVIGGGIIGLEMATVYSALGAEIDVVEMLDGLMQGADRDLVKVWQKMNEKRFGRVMLKTKTVGAEAKADGIYVKFEGEAAPADAQRYDLVLVAVGRSPNGKKIGAENAGVVVGDRGFISVDKQMRTNVPNIFAIGDIVGQPMLAHKAVHEAHVAAEAAAGEKAYFDAIQIPSVAYTDPEVAWAGKTEDQLKAEGVKYGKAVFPWAASGRAIANGRDEGFTKVLFDEETHRIVGGAIVGTHAGDLIGELCLAVEMGADAVDIGKTIHPHPTLAESVGMAAEIYEGVCTDVPPPRKKS
- a CDS encoding histone deacetylase, with the protein product MQAFYSDHFVLPLPPGHRFPMEKYARLRERVARELPDVALAEALPADDAMLVRAHSQAYVARVSAGELDPKEQRSIGFPWSAEMVERSRRSAGATVAACRAALVDGVAANLAGGTHHAYADRGEGFCVFNDAAVAARVMQAELGPGTRVAIVDLDVHQGNGTAAIFERDPSVFTLSLHGEHNYPFHKATGDLDVALPDGCGDDEYLIALGHALTDLFAQFNPSLVIYLAGADPLENDRLGRLALSHDGLLARDQRVLTACAERGLPVAIAMAGGYGRDIDQTVAAHFATIRLASRFARTQRRESRAFAAGALV